The following proteins are encoded in a genomic region of Dyadobacter sp. UC 10:
- a CDS encoding RagB/SusD family nutrient uptake outer membrane protein has translation MKKLSLTIALLAVLAGGCNDKLNLEPIGSVSQDGFYTTADDANAAVVACYNAILAYHTGGSTSNVTGMDMWGDIQSSDAEPHPDGVAWNQIYQYTLQPNNGELSNQWFQIYEGIYRSNQAMEKIPAIEMDEALKGRLIKEAYFLRGWWMLRLAKMYGDAPLVTTTLGIDDLLVPKSTQAELFAQVEKDLLEASTLPDTYDDANLGRATSFAAKTVLAELYLWQKKWAQARPLLETVIKSGKFRLLDSYSALFDGSVENHSESIFEIQYKANTGKNLGNFSTTYSAPNGEGYVPGGGWGWIRPTQDLVNEFEKTPKEDPRLTYSIFRKGDNFEGQIFKDVVNGTGFALKKWVISGKTGAEIEQNHPWHTSANFALYRYAEVLLMYAEVLNETGSPAAAVPYINQVRARPSVNMPPLATSLNKAQVFEAIRHERRVEFTFEGKIAFDLRRWGIAGSFLRSKDRWQNDTKINPQWGGNFFKYVDGKHDFFPIPQSEIDKSGGTLVQHPKW, from the coding sequence ATGAAAAAACTATCTCTTACGATCGCGCTGCTGGCTGTGCTGGCTGGCGGCTGCAACGACAAACTGAACCTCGAACCGATCGGCTCGGTTTCACAGGACGGATTTTATACCACCGCCGACGACGCGAATGCCGCTGTGGTGGCCTGCTACAATGCCATACTCGCCTACCATACCGGAGGAAGTACGAGCAATGTGACGGGAATGGATATGTGGGGAGATATTCAGAGCTCCGACGCCGAGCCGCACCCCGACGGCGTGGCCTGGAACCAGATCTACCAATATACCCTGCAACCCAACAACGGGGAATTGTCGAACCAATGGTTTCAGATCTACGAAGGCATTTACCGTTCCAACCAGGCGATGGAAAAGATCCCCGCTATTGAAATGGACGAAGCTTTGAAAGGAAGGCTCATTAAAGAAGCGTACTTCCTGCGCGGCTGGTGGATGCTGCGCCTCGCCAAAATGTACGGAGACGCACCCCTCGTGACGACCACGCTGGGTATCGACGACCTTCTCGTACCAAAATCAACACAGGCGGAGTTGTTTGCGCAGGTTGAAAAGGACCTGCTCGAAGCCTCTACCCTGCCTGATACTTACGACGATGCGAACCTCGGCCGCGCGACTTCATTCGCCGCCAAAACGGTTCTTGCGGAGCTTTATTTGTGGCAGAAAAAATGGGCGCAGGCCAGGCCGCTTCTCGAAACTGTGATCAAATCAGGCAAGTTCAGACTGCTGGATTCGTATTCCGCATTGTTCGACGGCTCGGTTGAAAACCATAGTGAGTCTATTTTTGAAATACAGTACAAGGCGAATACCGGTAAAAACCTGGGCAACTTCTCAACCACTTACAGTGCGCCAAACGGAGAAGGATATGTGCCCGGCGGCGGCTGGGGCTGGATCCGGCCTACCCAGGACCTGGTCAATGAATTTGAAAAAACACCAAAAGAAGATCCCCGGCTCACCTATTCCATCTTCCGCAAAGGCGACAATTTTGAAGGCCAGATATTCAAGGATGTCGTGAACGGGACCGGTTTTGCATTAAAAAAATGGGTGATCTCGGGAAAGACAGGTGCTGAAATCGAGCAGAATCACCCCTGGCACACCTCCGCGAATTTCGCATTGTACCGGTATGCCGAGGTACTGCTGATGTACGCCGAGGTACTAAACGAAACCGGAAGTCCGGCAGCGGCAGTACCCTATATTAACCAGGTGCGCGCACGGCCTTCGGTGAATATGCCGCCGCTGGCTACGAGCCTGAACAAGGCGCAGGTCTTCGAGGCGATCAGGCACGAGAGAAGGGTTGAGTTTACGTTCGAGGGAAAAATTGCATTCGATTTGCGTAGATGGGGTATTGCCGGGAGCTTTTTAAGATCAAAGGACCGCTGGCAGAACGATACGAAGATCAACCCGCAGTGGGGAGGTAATTTTTTCAAATATGTAGATGGAAAGCATGACTTTTTCCCGATACCGCAATCCGAAATAGATAAGTCAGGCGGCACATTGGTGCAGCATCCGAAGTGGTAG